acagtaaatgtgacACTTGTGGTGATGGTGACGTAGCCCTCAGCTCCACATCTGGTGGTTTGGCTCCATGCAACTCAGACAGAGTTCAGATTCCCTCTGGTGGAGCCCTTCAGTCTTGCGACACTATGAGGACACCTCCTGTATACACAGTACATGCATGTATAGGCTACTATCGTGTACGACACAGGCTTTGAGATGACACAGCCCTTGGCACTGAATAAATGCCATCTGCACAAACTGAGCGCTGACAAATTGCAACCAGCAGAGCTTCAAGAAGTGTTTAATCATCATTAACACAACCATCAgttacatatgtgtgtgtgtgtgtgtgtgtctgtgtgtctgtgtgtgtgtgcgctcctttctgtttttctgcgcCTCCTAATTTGTTACGTGATTGATGTTCTTTATGATCAACGACATTTCAAAAGTCTGTCATTACTTGATGAATGTGTGGAACGCAGGCTGCAACCCTTTCTCCATTCCTCCCAAACACTCTTTCCCTCCTTCAGTTCACAGGTTCAGTGTTGTCGTTGAACCCGGTACCAAGCTGGAAAGCGGGCCGGCCTCCCTCCACCTGTGCAATAACCTGCTGGTCCTCACTAGAGGCCTCCCTCCCGCCGTCATCGCACACTGGAAGTTGTCGGCGTTGCGACGATACGGCGCCGTCTCAAATGGCTTTGTGTTCGAGGGTGGTACTCGCTGTGGATACTGTGAGTACCTAGTGGACTGGGATGCTCAAatcctttgttgtgtttcatgtatttttgCTAAACTGGCTGAACCATCAGTATGTAACATCAGAGATACCACTACTTCACTGTGATGTGAATCCCTCGCAACCAAAAAAGCTTCATGTGTGTGTACTCTATATCTGACAGTCATTGAGAGGACTGCCACGAGAGGAACAAAGACATGTTTCGTTTTAAATAAGCACtgtaaataatgcatttaaaaaggaagAACACACAGCAGCTTATATTCTTATTCTGGGAATATTCAGAGTTTAGTAGATACATTTATGGCTGTGACTCAAATGTGTCCCTAAAATGATTAGAAAGAGCTTGttaatagataaaaaataaaaagtttgctAAGCTCTTTAAAAAACGTGCTCCTTGTCGGTGTAAGAGCTTTGGTTCAAAACCAGAGGTTCACCCTTGAGAAAACAATCAGTGCAAGTGCAATCAGTCCagtttgttacatttgttttataaaaatcaCAGAATTCAGGTATCTGACCATGTGACGTTAAAGggccacaggaaaaaaaaactgtttcagttTAAGTCTTGATCACAATTTTACTCCAAAGTATGTTGTGAGTAAAGTTGATAATACCCACATGAGTACATTCAGCCTTCAGATACGGATATCTGCGGTGACAGTAGCCGAGgtttaacttttaaatcaaatcaacaaAGAATTTGATTGATTTATAGTCACAGAAATATACTTATCTAAATCCCACTTCCCACTGATAATAATCCTCCATTTCTCCTACGTGCTGTTCAAACACTAATAGACTGTGATTTATGGCAGGTGTTGTTTATAGTCACTTTATCCAGATGAGAAATGATTTTCTGTGTATGAACGCACTGTTCACCTGCTCAACAAATACTACTgcgtttttctgtgtgtttgtttgtgtggttacTGGGGTTTGAGCATCCTCTGAATGTCCAGTTGATGTGGGCATGAATGTAAAGAATGAGAGgcagctttatgtttttgtgtgtgtagacGACGGCGTGTGAGGGGACGACAAGAAAAGTTTGTCAGGTTTTCATCGGCGGAAAATCTGGGAACCAGCTTGTCACTAAGTTCTTCCGTCCACCAACATGTCTTCTCACGGTCATTCTGTTTTAGAGATTGTTGAAAGAGATGATTCCTGTGTGCACTTTTGcgatgtctgtctgtcttttcgAGTGTGTGTTCGAGAATAACCACGAGGTCTACGGGCTCTGGTTTCAGCGATCTGATGAGCTACGTCTATAAATACCACTCTCCCCTCTAGTGGACGCCCAGCCAATCACATAGTTCCCATCGGCTACACGTCCACTCCCAGTCGCTGGCCTGCAGCTCATTTGCACAGTACCCATCTGGCACTGGggcctcagagagagagagagagacagagagacagagatggagagagatagagagagagagagagacggagagagagaggcctcTTGGCATGGCAGCAGGAACAGAGAGTGACTGAAGGAGAGAGATGTGAGAGTCAAGTCAAGAAGTGACATTCCTTGCGTGAGTGCAAGGTAAAGCAGAGTGTTGGTTTAcaattttacatgtttatttgtatttggtGGGTACATGTGACACATTCCAGCGCTAAGCACTAGTTTTATGTCGCGCGGACGTCACAGACAAAGACGTGAAAACTGGAAATTCTTAActacacagatacttgaccgtgtctgtgtttctgcctcAACGAGGAGCAGGTCCACATGGCTTCCAAATGAGCTTATTTATGAAACTGGAGCACGTGTATAGATGAGCGTACAAATCAATCATACCCGCATGTATGTTTTGACAGGGTCATCCATAAAGAAGAGTTGTTAGCTGCACTCGAGCCCACAGTGCTATTAACCATTTCCAGTGGCAGAGGAAATTAGACTGTTTATCAGTCCACCTTTAATCACAACAAAACTCCTTTTCCTCTAggctttaatttcctttttatgtTTATCACTGGAAAAAATCGCCTGCTCACATTTAAAGTCCTTGCACCTCTTTCCAGATTTCAGGCATTACAGTGAAAACGGTGTGGAACAATTAGCGGCAGAGATTAATACAGCAAGCGGAGAGCTCTTTTCAGCTGCCTAATTTAGCTCCTTTTGAGGTCATTTTGTAGCTCGATCAAAGCAGTCAGCGCGTCTTAGTGTCATCTAATTCTGACATAGCAGCATTTTGAAAGTCAGCTGTGCCTCGGATGAGTTCTAGCTTTACACCACAGTGACACGACAAGCCTCTTCACTGTCTCGGACgaacacacacgtacactcTCTGTGAGCCGACCGATCGGTCCTCTGGGACAGCAGGCCGTTGTGCTGTGTGGTGTTTTACTACAATAATAATTGCACGCACACAGATTAATGTACAGAGTGATATCAGGGCTTCAGCTCCTGTTAGTCTCCATAATGAGGCCACTGTGTCCTGTAATCAATGATATTTGGAGCGGAGCCTGAGTCTTAACTGAAGGTCCGCACGTGTTTGTGtcgacacacactcacaacacacacacacacacacgtatgtcTCTAGTGCACATGCAGACGCAGTAATAAATGATCCTTTGCACAGTATGGATGGCCGGCAAGCCTTGTGATCTGGATAAAAGCAATTTTAAGCCGACACGCCGTGTCAGCAATCTTTCCATGTCTCACAGCGGACATAGACACACATCTCCTCATGTAGTACGGCGATGCACGTGTGAGGGTGTTGTTATTGTGTGCACTATAAAATGCTTTTAGCccctgagtgttttttttttattattattatttttttttattttactttagtaTTTTCACATCATGTGTGCTCCGGATCAGACGTCGTCAGCCCTCTGACATTAATGCCAGTGACCTACAGAGGTCAAAATGTCTCTTAATCTCCACCTGTCATAAGAAGTGATGAAGTATCTCAAGTGGTGAAACAGCTTATAGACAAAACTGACTTATTACGAGGCGCCACCTGCTAGCGTATATTTATATGTGGAGGGTTGACGGTCCTCTGTGAGCAAATTAACGCCCGTCCCACTCACACAGGCATTTGTTGGCGGCCTTACAGAAACGGAAAGAAGTGTCCGTGTGCATTCAGCACAAagaattgaaaataaaatgttctcctttGCAGATGAATGTTCATGCCGCAGGATCGAGATCCTATTTGAAAAGTAAATGAGGAACACGTCCAGTGTCCTCTCGGTGGAATTACCGGCTGAGAAAATTGGAGTGTATTTCATCCCAACAGACAGTGAAAACtttcttttgaatgtttgaataGGTTTTCCTGTTGGAAATGTTATGGTGACATCATCCAATAATACCTGGAAACATACTCTGAGGCAGTTTGTGATGGGGGGAAAAGCTTATAAAGGCCCGTTAGGAAGATGATGTTTTTAAAGGAGAGAGTAGAACGAGCCGATGTCCATGCGTCATTATTCTGTTTGTGGACTGAAACATTTTATAAGATGAGTCACACCAGGAGATAATCTACATTTTGAGCCATCTTTGAGAGTCATTTCCAACTCTTGTAGACTTCCGTTGATAATATTTGTCAAATAGAGTCATGTTACAGGATCGCTGGTAGTTATAAATGCCCCGGAGATTTATCACAAGGCTCTGGTGTTCACCTCTGCTTCTCCATTTTATGTTTCAGAGTTATGACTGTAAAAGCCTGCATTTTAAACAGGCAACTCTTCAGCTCTTACCATAGTTTCACACTTGATCTCCTCCTGGTGTGAAACTCTCAGTGAGTCAGTGTTGACTCCAGAGGATACTATGAAATACACAATAACTAATGAAGCTAATAGGGTTCCATTACATTTAATTCTCACTGATGAGTCTAGTGAGaaactgtttttaattattcagcTCAGAGAGTTATGTTGTCCTCTGGAAGCATATTTTAACAGCACTGGCTGCCTGCATATTAAAAGTGAGTTTAGTAAGTAAAATGTAGCAGTTGTGTTATGAATGCgtttactttttaaaaccaaGGAGCTTTGCTGATGGGTATTGTTCAGTATTGTAAACAATTTCCTGTTCTACCCTCTcagctgttttccttttatattAGCAGCAGTCTCAGTTCCATAAGAACAAAGATGAAAACCCCTGAGTAAGAGCTTACTTTGTGGCTCTCTGTTCAATATCTGTGCAGTGAGAGATTTTGATGTTTCAtggattttagtttttttttgcccgtGTTGCATCTTCACCGACGGCCATCTTTGTTTTGGTCTGATAGAGGAGTAGGAGCTGAACGGGTTTACGTAACCATTAGTAGAAAGATTTACAACTGGCTAAATGACTTTGATTGCAACCTTTTGAGCCTTAGTGGGAACTTTTCACCCGTTTACATCTGCCATTCAATTTATTTTACGTCTTCTTTTGCCGCTCTTGTTTCCTCTCGACTCGTGATCTATCATACATACTGAAAGCCTCTTTCCCTTTCCATCTTCCAGGGGCTGGTGTTTTCTTCTTGTCGTGTGCAGAAGGAGAGCAGATCAGTTTCCTCTTCGACTGCATTGTCAGGGGCATCACCCCCAGCAGGGCCCCCCATGGCCTGCGACCTAACCTCccaggtgaacacacacattagcacTTCAATAAACACGCAcgcaaactgaaaacagaatcGACTGAAAATATGTGCAGGaatatgtgtgcacatatttttttttttaaactgaacgCATGCAGGAATTCCACTATTTTTGCCAGGATATAATTACAGTGTTGGCAAAAGAGATCCACTGTTCAAAACTGAAGCAATCAGTCACGCTGGAATGTGACTTTCAATGTAAAGGTTTACTGCCTGTTTAGTGCACATGTTGAGCATTTGTGTCAGGCGCCATGCTAACGGAAACGCCACATGCTTCGTGCCCCATGGGTCGTGGCTTAGTGTGTGACTCGTGTCCTATTGTAACTGCACAGCTAATTTCTCAGGCATTTGTTTGAGGGGATTATTGACAGTTGGAAAGTGAAAAGTTGCACATGCCAAGGATCTGACAACTCTATAAAACTTCTGAAATAGACGCAGAGACTGCCGCTCTGTAAGAGTGCGCCTATatagtatacacacacacacacacacacacacacacacacacacacacacacacacacacacacacacacgtctttgAGTCTGTTTATAGTTTCAGATTAAATGTCGGATGCcgacatggaaaaaaaaatcgattAGAATTTCTATGAGTCTTTACATTTTCAGTATCACACTGTCAGAGAAGACGTTCACTTTTCCAACGTCAAACTCCACTTAGCACTTTTTTGGGGAGTCAGCTataatttaaaagtgaaatagtATTTGACGAGTTTGACCTGGATCCAGTTGTCTCAGTCACTTCTATCTCAGCGATCAATAAGTCTCTTGGGAATTTCTTTATACCTGCTGTTCACTGAGAACAcgtctctgcagctcttcagtTTAGCTGCAGTTGCCTTCAAgttctgtgagaaaaaaaagaaaaaagaacgtCCATTTACGCTCACTGGAACACTTCCAGTGCATCCTTGATATCCAACTTACACTACATGCTGATAATATTTCCTTTCTTGTGAAACTTTTGTTGACTGGCTTTAGTTACATATTTGAAGTATATAGTGTACAATTCCTGTATTAAATATCAAGAATAAATAGACCAGCGTTgtagattttgttgttttatgcaTCATTGTTCCAAATTTGTTCAAAAAGAAATCTTATTCACTTTAGCAATGCGTTTCATCTTGGTGGCTTGTCATTGTTATCATAGTAAATATACACATACTGTTACTAGATTCATCAGGGCCTCCTTTGTTGTGATAATGTGTAGACACATAGGTGGTGAAAATCTCAGTCGCTTttatggaaataaattaaattctagtGTTCACCGACCTGCGTCACTCTGCTTAGGGGCCCACTGTAACCCTACAACACTCAGTGCTGTCAAGTGCCTATAATTAGCGCGGACTAGCTACGTTAGCAAATGTTAGCTGACACCCCGCATAGCGTAGTGAAGAAACTTGGCATCTacacattagcattagctactGCAGCCCAGGGGCAGAGATCCAGGGATTAGGTTGTTGACAcctgtacacacaaacaccctgACCCGCTATACAGAAGTCATTAGGTGTGTAATTGGTGCGGTTTCATGCTAAACTGATCTTTCCATAGATAGTTATATATAACGTCCTCTGGGTGCTGCTACATATACAAGCTGGGTTCTGTacagaatacaaaacacaaGGATCTGTTAAACACAGGGTGACATtacaatgtcaaaaaaaaaaattctgaaacAATTAGACTTgtgtttcttgaagacatttcatcatgTAACTTATTAAAGATTGGTGATGAGTTGGGGTTTTATAGGGAatatctgtgggtggtgcccacctgaaactAACACAACTAGGTTCTGTGACAACTACAAACTCATCTGTAACTGTAGGAATAGCCTTTTCTGCCAATTACAGGTAAGTatgaccttcacagacattacACGTAGCCGCGTCATGCTGAGGAAAACGACTTTAGAGTTCATCTTGTACTCAAGTTAGGTCAGTTTTACTACGGCTGCTTTAATAGCACAATAAGTAGAATTTTAATTATGAGAGAACTGTGTTGGAAAGTCAATAAGAAATTAACCTCTTATATGTGATGTGTGTCCATCtgcatgtgctgtgtgtgtattaacagCAGACCCCAACGCAGCAGACGCAGCTTCAGTGGAGGAACGACTTGACCTGGAGACATCGGAGCTGGAGAAAAGACTCAGCATGTTGTCTCACTGCAGCCTGGCCAGCAGCTCAGGTACATCACTCTATGAGCCTCACTTCATCTGTTTGCTGTCAGACGTTGATTTCTGAATCATTGTATATTGTATCTGTACACAGTACCGGACTTGTTGGCCTTCTGCCTATAAACTATTAGTCACTGCTCTGTGTTTTAGCCACCATTCTAAGAAAGTTATTGTCATAGTTATGTATGTTAGTCAGAAATGTGGAGGCCAGTATTATCAAGTTCCCATGATTCAGTTTTTCTGGCTACCCCCAGCTTAGAAACATAGTGATTTCTGCGCTCTTTGTAGAAACACCTGTGAACCACTTGTACTGAAGCAAACGAGAGCACTTAATTATGAACTGATTTCACAGGGTCATAATATTTTGTACCCAAAGTCAAACTAAAGACATGATTTATGTATTGCTGATTAAACGTTCACTTATGCAGAACAGAGTGGTTGATTGCATCCTGTCGCATAAATCACTCCACCAGGCTCTAATAACTTTCTCATCCTCCTTAGCCTCCACTTACAGCTGCAGCACATCTGTTGCCGGGGACGACCACAGcagcctctccagctcctcctccagtcaATCAGATGCCAGCTATGGAAGCAGACCTCCGTTCTGGGCGGAGCCGCATGCTAGGCTGCACCTCTCCAGTGAGACGGCATCCAGCTCATCCACGCTGAAGCCTTTGACCAGTTCCGATGACCGTCTTTACGCCGCTGTAATGGGAGGCTCCGGGAGCCGTCCGTCCTCAGCCCAGCTCCACCCTCGTGGTCTCCATGACAGCGGGAGGCAGAGCTCATTAGACAGTGGGATTGGCATAGCGACGGGCAGTCAGTCTTCCTACTCAGGGAGCTTTTCCTCATGTACGGGGAGTCTGGACATGGCCAGccagggaggaggggaggagttTGGCTCAGTGGCCAGCCTAcctgctgctccttctctgCCCTCTTCACCTCCATCTGCACCTCCCCCaactcctccatcttctcctttcCACCCCATTCTCACCCCAGAGCACAGTTATGCCAGCACCTCCTCTCCCTGCCCCTGTGCCTCCAGATCTGTCTCTAGTGCCTCTCGTAGGCACAGTGACGAGTACCAGATCCCCAGCCTGCTCAGACTGCGGTACGACACCCCGAGGAGCCTGCTCCAGGCCGCGGCCCCGAGGGAAACGTCAGCCCAGGGACTTCCACCTGAGCTGGGCAGAGACAGCAGGAGCAGTGGGGAGGGAAACGATGGTCAGAGACAGATGACGAGGGCTCAGCGTCAGGCGATGATGCAGCGCTCCTTCTCATGGGGCAGTGAGAGAGCGCCCTCTGTGGACAGTGAGGGGAGGTCCACACCAACGCCCCTGCTGGTCCCTGGAGACATACAGGTACTGACAGCGTCACACTGCCTCATTCCTTCTGTctatcacttcctgtttccactcATTCCCAATATACACTAAAACTGAACTAAATCATCACACTATGCACtctaaaattaatattatttttttatttgtatttttgtgctaATAAATGGGATCCTATGTAACTATCCCTCATGTTAATACGCATTTGTGTCCTCCTCAAGAGATTAATGTTGAGGAATAAGGGAATAGTCAGGAGGAGAACAGGGGATATTATTGAGGCTGAGAAGTTGGCACATGCTGTCAGAAATATTTATGGCCATTGGATTCGAGATGCATCAGTGAGACACTGCTGGAAAGTTTTAATATCCTGGAGCAAGTCCCAGAAGTCTGTTTTTGGCCTCGCTTAGCAAAGAAAAGCACCACCTGGATTGCGAAATGAGGGATCTGCTTCAACTGAGGGTCCGTGGTTATCCGCACTCTTGGGTAcagtataaatatttaaatgaaacggCGACAATGGATGCTAAAGTGTTACAGATATAAATCAGTAGTAATCTCATGTAGTCAAAGTTGATAATGTCATTTCCTGAAAGACCAAACCTACTGGCACTTTTTGgagaaactactgaaaacaTTTGAAGCATGACCACAATCcgcacatacatacacacacacagacttaaaATGTGCGCTGTAACCTCATTTCGACTCGTTAAACTAACAAcctcacaaatgcacacattttgTGGAATAAAGACAACACATGTAGTTCAAGTCTAGTTCCACAAACATAGAAAATTACtgtaaatatgtacattttcTGTACATTCCCCATATGGACTATGGAcatatattttctatatatatatattatattttctcaGTATCTGTTAGAAAACATATAGAAAATGTACATATCTACAATAGTACCTGCAGGTATTACATACTTCATAGATTGTGGGTAAATGAACAGGATCACATATTAAATTTGCACTGGAAATATTAATGCATGATACAGCCAGAGATGTTGATGTCAGCATCTTTCCGTCAGTGGCCTCTGTGTCCCAGCCCTACTTAATAATTCTGCAGTGTTTGCGACGGACGCTCCAGAAGTTCACACAGCAATTATCTGACCTCTACACACACCCAGCGCTACTTGCTATTTAACTAATGACTCACCCTGATGCCTGCTTTGTAATTGTGATTTACAATAGTCTGTGCTTTAGACGATCATTAGGAGGCCGGCCAAAGTGCTCAGCAGGGTTTTGGCACGGTAACTGAAATGCAGCATGAAGTGATACCTGCAGGTAACACTTTGTCTGATGGATACCCTACCCAGCATCTTAAACAACATGCCCACGTGCCACAGGACAAAGAACTAAACCtttagttggaaaaaaaaaaattgcatcaGAAGTTCATTATCTGCTGCAGTGTGACGCCTTTTGCAGCCACAGCATGCTTCACCAGTCTCTTCCATACGGCCAGGTTAGTCTGTGGTCCAGGTGACTTTGGTCGTCTTTGGTCTGAAAGCCACAGGGTGAGGGAACATGGTGAGAACATTCGAACACCGAGCACAAGTGACTGTGAACCAAAGTCAGGCCCTTCTCACTGCCAGGTGGCAGTACCACCCGCTGAACCCCCagtacagaaaaaataaataaagggataaaatttttttttaaaaagaattaaaaaaaaagatcaggtGTGTAGGTCCGTCTCGAGTCGGTGTTGTTTTCCCTTTGATACTCTTTGTTTGAAGAACTCTCAGAAGAGACTTTTCCACATTGTATTTTCCACATTAATTTTCTGATGGGTCGTGAAAAGCGCTTCCCCCTTGAAGTGGGTAAATTATCAtcagaacagaagaggaaacaGCATGTCTTGTGATTTCTGACAGCTTG
The nucleotide sequence above comes from Mugil cephalus isolate CIBA_MC_2020 chromosome 2, CIBA_Mcephalus_1.1, whole genome shotgun sequence. Encoded proteins:
- the LOC125004088 gene encoding protein Dok-7-like isoform X1, encoding MTDTVVAEGQVKFRDGKKWKSRWVVLRKPSPVADCLSLVVYKEKKKGKEKGSGHKERLSVTLEGICGVEAGRGYDGISYTLSILCLAHTLVLGFNSRDALLAWDARIRYSLGEVHRFSVVVEPGTKLESGPASLHLCNNLLVLTRGLPPAVIAHWKLSALRRYGAVSNGFVFEGGTRCGYWAGVFFLSCAEGEQISFLFDCIVRGITPSRAPHGLRPNLPADPNAADAASVEERLDLETSELEKRLSMLSHCSLASSSASTYSCSTSVAGDDHSSLSSSSSSQSDASYGSRPPFWAEPHARLHLSSETASSSSTLKPLTSSDDRLYAAVMGGSGSRPSSAQLHPRGLHDSGRQSSLDSGIGIATGSQSSYSGSFSSCTGSLDMASQGGGEEFGSVASLPAAPSLPSSPPSAPPPTPPSSPFHPILTPEHSYASTSSPCPCASRSVSSASRRHSDEYQIPSLLRLRYDTPRSLLQAAAPRETSAQGLPPELGRDSRSSGEGNDGQRQMTRAQRQAMMQRSFSWGSERAPSVDSEGRSTPTPLLVPGDIQCSHGLDSYITPEQWRSARNRRSTQTGNSTSPSADPQDLPLCVREGWRLSGDADWKLRRSLPSMPPSAPPPLPVALMMQRPTSACGVFQSSHKAPPSSLLDAGRHGDSTVNYVNIPTSLLMAKPREPLYTQLDMKGPGSTPVSSPRSAVRGNTLQLCRPKEGSIRYAQLDMTAMETAQRVGAEHVQGREDRLTQLESRRRGPHN
- the LOC125004088 gene encoding protein Dok-7-like isoform X4; this translates as MTDTVVAEGQVKFRDGKKWKSRWVVLRKPSPVADCLSLVVYKEKKKGKEKGSGHKERLSVTLEGICGVEAGRGYDGISYTLSILCLAHTLVLGFNSRDALLAWDARIRYSLGEVHRFSVVVEPGTKLESGPASLHLCNNLLVLTRGLPPAVIAHWKLSALRRYGAVSNGFVFEGGTRCGYWAGVFFLSCAEGEQISFLFDCIVRGITPSRAPHGLRPNLPADPNAADAASVEERLDLETSELEKRLSMLSHCSLASSSASTYSCSTSVAGDDHSSLSSSSSSQSDASYGSRPPFWAEPHARLHLSSETASSSSTLKPLTSSDDRLYAAVMGGSGSRPSSAQLHPRGLHDSGRQSSLDSGIGIATGSQSSYSGSFSSCTGSLDMASQGGGEEFGSVASLPAAPSLPSSPPSAPPPTPPSSPFHPILTPEHSYASTSSPCPCASRSVSSASRRHSDEYQIPSLLRLRYDTPRSLLQAAAPRETSAQGLPPELGRDSRSSGEGNDGQRQMTRAQRQAMMQRSFSWGSERAPSVDSEGRSTPTPLLVPGDIQTGNSTSPSADPQDLPLCVREGWRLSGDADWKLRRSLPSMPPSAPPPLPVALMMQRPTSACGVFQSSHKAPPSSLLDAGRHGDSTVNYVNIPTSLLMAKPREPLYTQLDMKGPGSTPVSSPRSAVRGNTLQLCRPKEGSIRYAQLDMTAMETAQRVGAEHVQGREDRLTQLESRRRGPHN
- the LOC125004088 gene encoding protein Dok-7-like isoform X2, coding for MTDTVVAEGQVKFRDGKKWKSRWVVLRKPSPVADCLSLVVYKEKKKGKEKGSGHKERLSVTLEGICGVEAGRGYDGISYTLSILCLAHTLVLGFNSRDALLAWDARIRYSLGEVHRFSVVVEPGTKLESGPASLHLCNNLLVLTRGLPPAVIAHWKLSALRRYGAVSNGFVFEGGTRCGYWAGVFFLSCAEGEQISFLFDCIVRGITPSRAPHGLRPNLPDPNAADAASVEERLDLETSELEKRLSMLSHCSLASSSASTYSCSTSVAGDDHSSLSSSSSSQSDASYGSRPPFWAEPHARLHLSSETASSSSTLKPLTSSDDRLYAAVMGGSGSRPSSAQLHPRGLHDSGRQSSLDSGIGIATGSQSSYSGSFSSCTGSLDMASQGGGEEFGSVASLPAAPSLPSSPPSAPPPTPPSSPFHPILTPEHSYASTSSPCPCASRSVSSASRRHSDEYQIPSLLRLRYDTPRSLLQAAAPRETSAQGLPPELGRDSRSSGEGNDGQRQMTRAQRQAMMQRSFSWGSERAPSVDSEGRSTPTPLLVPGDIQCSHGLDSYITPEQWRSARNRRSTQTGNSTSPSADPQDLPLCVREGWRLSGDADWKLRRSLPSMPPSAPPPLPVALMMQRPTSACGVFQSSHKAPPSSLLDAGRHGDSTVNYVNIPTSLLMAKPREPLYTQLDMKGPGSTPVSSPRSAVRGNTLQLCRPKEGSIRYAQLDMTAMETAQRVGAEHVQGREDRLTQLESRRRGPHN
- the LOC125004088 gene encoding protein Dok-7-like isoform X3 encodes the protein MTDTVVAEGQVKFRDGKKWKSRWVVLRKPSPVADCLSLVVYKEKKKGKEKGSGHKERLSVTLEGICGVEAGRGYDGISYTLSILCLAHTLVLGFNSRDALLAWDARIRYSLGEVHRFSVVVEPGTKLESGPASLHLCNNLLVLTRGLPPAVIAHWKLSALRRYGAVSNGFVFEGGTRCGYWAGVFFLSCAEGEQISFLFDCIVRGITPSRAPHGLRPNLPADPNAADAASVEERLDLETSELEKRLSMLSHCSLASSSASTYSCSTSVAGDDHSSLSSSSSSQSDASYGSRPPFWAEPHARLHLSSETASSSSTLKPLTSSDDRLYAAVMGGSGSRPSSAQLHPRGLHDSGRQSSLDSGIGIATGSQSSYSGSFSSCTGSLDMASQGGGEEFGSVASLPAAPSLPSSPPSAPPPTPPSSPFHPILTPEHSYASTSSPCPCASRSVSSASRRHSDEYQIPSLLRLRYDTPRSLLQAAAPRETSAQGLPPELGRDSRSSGEGNDGQRQMTRAQRQAMMQRSFSWGSERAPSVDSEGRSTPTPLLVPGDIQCSHGLDSYITPEQWRSARNRRSTQTGNSTSPSADPQDLPLCVREGWRLSGDADWKLRRSLPSMPPSAPPPLPVALMMQRPTSACGVFQSSHKAPPSSLLDAGRHGDSTVNYVNIPTSLLMAKPREPLYTQLDMKGPGSTPVSSPRSAVREEGSIRYAQLDMTAMETAQRVGAEHVQGREDRLTQLESRRRGPHN